One Marinibacterium anthonyi genomic region harbors:
- the tgt gene encoding Queuine tRNA-ribosyltransferase yields MSRNFLFNLKATDGKARTGVISTPRGEIRTPAFMPVGTAATVKAMMPESVRATGADILLGNTYHLMLRPTAERIDRLGGLHRFMNWDRPILTDSGGFQVMSLAGLRKLTEDGVTFKSHIDGSRHELTPERSMEIQKLLGSDIVMCFDECPALPADEKVVATSMRMSMRWAARSRDAFGDRPGHALFGIQQGGVTEDLRGESAEALTKIGFDGYAVGGLAVGEGQEAMFGVLDYAPDMLPKDKPRYLMGVGKPDDIVGAVARGIDMMDCVLPSRSGRTGQVFTRRGVLNIKNARHMDDPRPLDEHCTCPACRNYSRAYLHHVFRSQEIISSMLLTWHNLHYFQEIMEGMRGAIAEGSFATWQAEFHATRAEGDIEPL; encoded by the coding sequence ATGTCACGGAACTTTTTGTTTAACCTGAAGGCGACGGATGGAAAAGCGCGGACCGGCGTGATCTCGACACCAAGGGGCGAGATCCGCACCCCGGCCTTCATGCCGGTGGGCACGGCGGCGACGGTCAAGGCGATGATGCCGGAAAGCGTGCGCGCCACGGGCGCCGACATCCTGCTGGGCAATACCTATCACCTGATGCTGCGGCCCACGGCGGAACGGATCGACCGGCTGGGTGGCCTGCACAGGTTCATGAACTGGGACAGGCCGATCCTGACGGATTCGGGCGGCTTCCAGGTGATGAGCCTGGCCGGACTGCGCAAGCTGACCGAGGATGGGGTGACCTTCAAATCCCATATCGACGGGTCCAGACACGAGCTTACCCCGGAACGGTCGATGGAGATCCAGAAGCTTCTGGGGTCCGACATCGTGATGTGTTTCGACGAATGTCCCGCGCTGCCCGCCGACGAAAAGGTCGTGGCGACAAGCATGCGCATGTCGATGCGCTGGGCGGCCCGGTCGCGGGACGCCTTTGGCGACCGGCCCGGTCATGCGCTGTTCGGGATCCAGCAGGGCGGCGTGACCGAAGACCTGCGCGGCGAGAGCGCCGAGGCGCTGACAAAGATCGGCTTCGACGGCTACGCGGTGGGTGGCCTGGCGGTGGGCGAGGGGCAGGAGGCGATGTTCGGCGTGCTGGATTACGCGCCCGACATGCTGCCCAAGGACAAGCCGCGCTACCTGATGGGGGTGGGCAAGCCCGACGACATCGTCGGCGCGGTGGCGCGGGGCATCGACATGATGGATTGCGTGCTGCCGTCGCGGTCGGGTCGCACTGGACAGGTATTCACCCGGCGCGGCGTGCTGAACATCAAGAACGCGCGTCACATGGACGACCCGCGGCCCCTGGACGAACACTGCACCTGCCCGGCCTGCCGGAACTATTCCCGCGCCTACCTGCACCACGTGTTCCGGAGCCAGGAGATCATCTCGTCCATGCTGCTGACCTGGCACAACCTGCATTACTTCCAGGAGATCATGGAGGGCATGCGCGGCGCCATTGCCGAGGGCTCCTTCGCGACCTGGCAGGCGGAGTTTCACGCGACGCGGGCGGAGGGCGATATCGAACCGCTCTGA
- the ilvI gene encoding Acetolactate synthase isozyme 3 large subunit: protein MTQEMTGARMVVQALKDQGVDTVFGYPGGAVLPIYDEIFQQNDIRHILVRHEQGAVHAAEGYARSTGKPGVALVTSGPGATNAVTGLTDALLDSIPIIVLTGQVPTFMIGSDAFQEADTIGITRPCTKHNWLVKDTDRLAATIHEAFHVATSGRPGPVLIDIPKDVQFATGNYQGPRPSASHYQPQVKGDMTAITELVEAIETAKRPVFYTGGGVINSGPHASQLLRELVEATGFPITSTLMGLGAYPASGKNWLGMLGMHGLYEANMAMHDCDLMINVGARFDDRITGRLDAFSPGSIKAHIDIDPSSINKVIKADIPIVGDVAHVLEDVLKIWKSRGRKTEVEAVRKWHGQVNDWRRVNCLAYADSAKTIKPQYALQRLETLTKDHDRYITTEVGQHQMWAAQFLNFEDPNRWMTSGGLGTMGYGFPASIGVQIAHPDALVINVAGEASWLMNMQELGTAVQFRAPVKQFILNNERLGMVRQWQELLHGERYSHSWSEALPDFVKLAEAFGAKGIICKDPADLDDAIMEMITHDGPVVFDCLVEKHENCFPMIPSGKAHNEMLLGEADTQGVIDSKGSVLV, encoded by the coding sequence ATGACACAAGAGATGACCGGAGCAAGAATGGTGGTTCAGGCCCTCAAGGACCAGGGCGTGGACACGGTATTCGGCTATCCCGGCGGCGCCGTGCTACCGATTTACGACGAGATCTTTCAGCAGAACGACATCCGCCACATCCTTGTCCGCCACGAACAGGGCGCGGTCCATGCGGCCGAAGGTTATGCGCGGTCCACCGGCAAGCCGGGCGTCGCGCTTGTCACGTCGGGCCCCGGCGCGACCAACGCGGTCACCGGGCTGACCGATGCGCTGCTGGATTCGATCCCGATCATCGTCCTGACGGGGCAGGTCCCCACCTTCATGATCGGCTCGGACGCCTTCCAGGAGGCCGACACCATCGGCATCACCCGCCCCTGCACCAAGCACAACTGGCTGGTGAAGGACACCGACCGGCTGGCCGCGACGATCCACGAGGCGTTCCACGTCGCCACCTCGGGCCGCCCCGGCCCGGTGCTGATCGACATCCCCAAGGATGTCCAGTTCGCCACCGGCAATTACCAGGGCCCGCGCCCCTCGGCGTCGCATTACCAGCCCCAGGTCAAGGGCGACATGACGGCGATCACCGAACTGGTCGAGGCGATCGAAACCGCGAAACGCCCGGTCTTCTATACCGGCGGCGGCGTCATCAACTCCGGCCCCCATGCCAGCCAGCTGCTGCGCGAACTGGTCGAGGCGACGGGCTTTCCGATCACCTCCACCCTGATGGGGCTGGGCGCCTACCCCGCATCCGGCAAGAACTGGCTGGGCATGCTGGGCATGCACGGCCTCTACGAGGCCAACATGGCGATGCACGACTGCGACCTGATGATCAACGTCGGCGCCCGCTTCGACGACCGGATCACCGGCCGGCTCGACGCGTTCTCGCCCGGCTCGATCAAGGCGCATATCGACATCGACCCCTCGTCGATCAACAAGGTCATCAAGGCCGACATCCCCATCGTCGGCGATGTCGCCCACGTGCTGGAAGACGTGCTGAAGATCTGGAAGTCGCGCGGCCGCAAGACCGAGGTCGAAGCCGTCCGCAAATGGCACGGCCAGGTCAACGACTGGCGCAGGGTCAACTGCCTCGCCTATGCCGACAGCGCCAAGACCATCAAGCCGCAATACGCGCTGCAGCGTCTGGAAACGCTGACCAAGGATCACGACCGCTACATCACGACCGAGGTCGGCCAGCACCAGATGTGGGCCGCGCAGTTCCTGAACTTCGAGGATCCCAACCGCTGGATGACCTCCGGCGGGCTTGGCACCATGGGCTACGGCTTCCCGGCCTCCATCGGCGTGCAGATCGCGCACCCCGACGCGCTGGTCATCAACGTCGCGGGCGAAGCTTCTTGGCTGATGAACATGCAGGAACTGGGAACGGCGGTGCAGTTCCGCGCGCCGGTCAAGCAGTTCATCCTCAACAACGAACGCCTTGGCATGGTGCGCCAGTGGCAGGAACTGCTGCACGGTGAACGCTATTCGCATTCCTGGTCCGAAGCGCTGCCCGATTTCGTCAAGCTGGCCGAAGCGTTCGGCGCCAAGGGCATCATCTGCAAGGACCCGGCCGACCTGGACGACGCGATCATGGAAATGATCACCCACGACGGCCCGGTGGTCTTCGACTGCCTGGTGGAAAAGCACGAGAACTGCTTCCCGATGATCCCGTCGGGCAAGGCCCACAACGAAATGCTGCTGGGCGAGGCCGACACCCAGGGCGTCATCGACAGCAAGGGCTCCGTGCTCGTCTGA
- the cya_9 gene encoding Cyclolysin: MAQVVGYDSWGTGFRMSAVGDMAEPMAQLPLAVVPLVEGQTASGDVQLRFAVTGDPLIASGTVVYADNGDSIRISTIIYRDADGAPLFVYKALKQDVPVTGGDAAGAAMGAAAGAGVWLGGNDGLAGTAYNDRLVGLDGNDTLYGQGGDDSLLGGDGDDLLKGGAGADRLIGGKGIDTASYTGAAAGVVVNLATGTGSGGEAQGDVLSDIEILAGTAFDDDLTGDDADNTFYGGAGRDLIQGGAGDDVIHGQGGQDDIHGGDGDDILIGGDGADSIHGGNGDDRFEGTDGGDWQYGGAGNDVFVSDGTFGRIAGDAGIDTVDFSGALQGVSVGMFVPQYPQVDSLSRVEILIGSAYDDDFQVQGYGVTIQVGDGADKVVLEDAAKNLVYGGAGNDTIQTGDGNDTVCGDAGNDRISSTSGTDRLYGGDGADRIDIFGYREGQMNILDGGDGKDILKVEASSARMSGGAGNDMLIITDPWTFDYYHRSSDMDGGDGADRLVNQNTAHCVMTGGAGADVFEFSQTGKTVVADWDNEVLRIASTTWSGLDLTAPNAVQDLVLDHARVDGDSVVIGLDDGYGRPLTITLLGVSDIDALAPYIDLSTSLEI, encoded by the coding sequence ATGGCGCAGGTCGTTGGATATGACAGCTGGGGGACGGGGTTCCGGATGTCCGCCGTGGGGGACATGGCCGAACCGATGGCGCAATTGCCGCTTGCTGTTGTGCCGCTGGTCGAGGGGCAAACCGCCAGTGGCGACGTGCAGCTGCGTTTCGCGGTGACCGGCGATCCGCTGATCGCTTCGGGCACGGTGGTCTATGCCGACAATGGCGACAGCATCCGGATTTCGACCATCATCTATCGCGATGCCGATGGCGCGCCGCTGTTCGTCTACAAGGCGCTGAAGCAGGACGTGCCGGTGACCGGTGGGGATGCGGCAGGCGCCGCCATGGGGGCGGCGGCAGGCGCCGGGGTCTGGCTTGGCGGCAACGATGGCCTGGCGGGCACGGCGTACAATGACCGGCTGGTGGGGTTGGACGGCAACGACACGCTGTATGGCCAGGGCGGCGACGACAGCCTGCTGGGCGGCGATGGCGACGACCTGCTGAAAGGCGGTGCGGGGGCCGATCGACTGATCGGCGGCAAGGGGATCGACACGGCGTCCTACACCGGGGCCGCGGCGGGCGTGGTGGTGAATCTGGCCACCGGGACCGGCAGCGGCGGAGAGGCGCAGGGCGACGTGCTGAGCGATATCGAGATCCTGGCGGGCACTGCCTTCGACGACGATTTGACGGGCGATGACGCGGACAACACGTTTTACGGCGGTGCCGGGCGCGACCTGATACAGGGCGGCGCGGGCGATGACGTCATCCATGGGCAGGGCGGTCAGGATGACATCCATGGCGGTGATGGCGACGACATCCTGATCGGCGGCGACGGGGCGGATTCAATCCATGGCGGCAACGGCGACGACCGGTTCGAAGGCACCGATGGCGGCGACTGGCAATATGGCGGCGCGGGCAACGACGTTTTCGTCAGCGACGGCACGTTCGGCCGGATCGCCGGAGACGCGGGGATCGACACGGTGGATTTCTCGGGAGCGCTGCAAGGGGTGTCCGTCGGGATGTTCGTGCCACAATATCCGCAGGTCGACAGCCTCTCGCGGGTGGAGATCCTGATCGGGTCCGCCTACGACGACGATTTCCAGGTCCAGGGCTATGGCGTGACGATCCAGGTCGGCGACGGCGCGGACAAGGTGGTGCTGGAAGACGCGGCCAAGAACCTGGTTTACGGCGGGGCGGGGAACGACACGATCCAGACCGGAGACGGCAACGACACGGTCTGTGGCGATGCGGGCAATGACCGGATCTCGTCCACCTCGGGAACGGACCGCCTGTATGGCGGCGACGGCGCGGACAGGATCGACATCTTCGGCTATCGCGAAGGCCAGATGAACATCCTCGACGGCGGCGATGGCAAGGATATCCTGAAGGTCGAGGCCAGCAGCGCGCGGATGTCCGGCGGCGCGGGCAACGACATGCTGATCATCACCGATCCCTGGACCTTCGATTATTATCACCGATCCTCGGACATGGACGGCGGGGACGGGGCCGACCGGCTGGTCAACCAGAACACGGCGCATTGCGTGATGACCGGCGGCGCGGGGGCGGATGTGTTCGAATTCAGCCAGACCGGCAAGACGGTGGTGGCCGATTGGGACAACGAGGTGCTGCGCATCGCCAGCACCACCTGGTCCGGTCTGGACCTGACCGCGCCCAACGCCGTGCAGGACCTGGTGCTGGACCATGCGCGGGTGGACGGCGACAGCGTGGTGATCGGCCTTGACGACGGCTATGGCAGGCCGCTGACGATCACCCTGCTGGGCGTGAGCGACATCGACGCGCTGGCGCCCTATATCGACCTGTCGACTTCGCTGGAGATCTGA
- the hflK_5 gene encoding Modulator of FtsH protease HflK has product MTQDQIAQLASDGGLYILAAVLLILVVFKGIKIVPQSEKYVVERFGRLSAVLGPGINVIIPFIDHVAHRISILERQLPAKSQDAITADNVLVQVESSVFFRILHPEKTVYRIRDVDEAIATTVAGIVRSEIGLMELDEVQSNRATLTATIKQSLFEAVDDWGIEVTRAELLDVNLDEATRAAMLQQLNAERARRAAVTEAEGRRRAVELAADGELYAAEQTAKARRIQADAEAYATEVVARAIRENGIEAAQYQVALKQVEALTVLGRGDGKQTILVPTAALEAFSDAFSLLKGRKE; this is encoded by the coding sequence ATGACCCAGGATCAGATCGCCCAGCTCGCCTCGGACGGCGGCCTTTACATCCTTGCTGCGGTCCTGCTGATCCTGGTCGTCTTCAAGGGCATCAAGATCGTACCCCAGTCCGAGAAATACGTCGTCGAACGCTTTGGCAGGCTCTCGGCCGTGCTGGGACCGGGGATCAACGTCATCATCCCCTTCATCGACCACGTCGCGCATCGCATTTCGATCCTGGAACGCCAGCTGCCGGCGAAAAGCCAGGATGCCATCACCGCCGACAACGTGCTGGTGCAGGTCGAAAGCTCTGTCTTCTTTCGCATCCTGCACCCGGAAAAGACCGTCTATCGCATCCGTGACGTGGACGAGGCCATCGCCACCACCGTCGCCGGCATCGTGCGGTCGGAAATCGGGTTGATGGAGCTGGACGAGGTCCAGTCCAACCGCGCCACGCTGACCGCCACCATCAAGCAATCGCTGTTCGAGGCGGTCGATGACTGGGGCATCGAGGTCACGCGCGCCGAACTGCTGGACGTCAACCTGGACGAGGCCACCCGCGCCGCGATGCTGCAACAGCTGAACGCCGAACGCGCGCGGCGCGCCGCCGTGACCGAAGCCGAAGGCAGGCGGCGCGCCGTGGAACTGGCCGCCGATGGCGAATTGTACGCCGCCGAACAGACCGCCAAGGCCCGCCGCATCCAGGCCGATGCCGAAGCCTATGCCACCGAGGTCGTCGCCAGGGCGATCCGCGAGAACGGCATCGAGGCCGCGCAGTACCAGGTCGCCCTGAAACAGGTCGAGGCGCTGACCGTGCTGGGCCGCGGCGACGGCAAGCAGACGATCCTCGTCCCCACCGCGGCGCTCGAAGCGTTCTCGGACGCCTTTTCGCTGCTCAAGGGGCGCAAGGAATGA
- the cya_8 gene encoding Cyclolysin, which yields MVQIRANDALGTGLVIDADAVGAAVPLFATPLETTENRVTDLDDGTKLYRFFIDGHATIVTAGAVTIETATSIEFVDVTYKTADGAQVLLISDIDVTISDETAPPQVLLDPWSAVADVVAGGRVSLLGDDVIIGNGFADNIRGDQGNDTLYGRGGDDFLYGDDGDDLLKGGAGADYMDGGAGIDTVSYTSATAGVGVDLADNDLNTGDAAGDVLTGIEKIAGSTHADTLAGTDGDDTFYAGAGDDTIHGKGGRDLIKGGAGDDMIFGDAGDDVLIGGAGNDVIHTGSGADSINAGAGDDIIFADQNDFWINGGAGNDTADFSGASGRIYYRPYNDNEIQDVETIVGSNHDDLFWLEYFDGALVIDAGAGDDTLQVDNYYSATGPSYLNGEDGEDYLYGVGLSVLTGGADTDTFAFYWWNEFDVTVTDWDGDNLRFDQNLLVDWDLFRTFDDDEIQDYWDNFDPTAEDVLKFAKVVNGNTVFDFGDETFAMSATLQGVTDPTQLIDYISIV from the coding sequence GACAACCGAGAACCGCGTCACCGACCTGGATGACGGTACCAAGCTTTACCGGTTCTTCATCGACGGCCATGCCACAATCGTGACGGCCGGCGCGGTCACGATCGAAACCGCCACGTCGATCGAATTCGTCGACGTCACCTACAAGACCGCGGATGGCGCACAGGTGCTTCTCATCAGCGATATCGACGTCACGATTTCGGATGAGACCGCCCCGCCCCAGGTGCTGCTCGACCCCTGGAGCGCGGTTGCGGATGTCGTGGCGGGGGGGCGCGTATCGCTTCTGGGCGATGACGTGATCATCGGCAACGGCTTCGCCGACAATATCCGCGGCGACCAGGGCAACGATACGCTATACGGCCGGGGCGGCGACGATTTCCTGTATGGCGACGACGGCGACGATCTGCTCAAGGGCGGCGCCGGGGCCGATTACATGGACGGCGGCGCGGGCATCGACACCGTCTCCTATACTTCGGCGACAGCCGGCGTCGGTGTCGATCTGGCCGACAACGACCTGAACACCGGGGATGCGGCGGGCGATGTGCTGACGGGGATCGAGAAGATCGCCGGCAGCACCCATGCCGACACTCTGGCCGGCACGGACGGGGACGACACGTTCTACGCCGGCGCGGGCGACGACACGATCCACGGCAAGGGCGGCAGGGACCTGATCAAGGGCGGCGCGGGCGACGACATGATCTTTGGCGACGCCGGCGACGATGTGCTGATCGGAGGCGCCGGAAACGACGTGATCCACACGGGCAGCGGGGCCGATTCGATCAACGCCGGTGCGGGCGACGACATCATCTTCGCCGACCAGAACGATTTCTGGATCAACGGGGGCGCCGGCAATGACACCGCGGATTTCTCGGGCGCGTCAGGGCGGATTTATTACCGCCCCTACAACGACAACGAAATCCAGGACGTCGAAACCATCGTCGGGTCGAACCACGACGACCTGTTCTGGTTGGAGTACTTCGACGGCGCCCTTGTCATCGACGCCGGCGCCGGAGACGACACCCTGCAGGTCGACAATTACTACAGCGCAACGGGGCCATCCTATCTTAACGGCGAGGATGGCGAGGATTACCTTTACGGCGTAGGCCTGTCCGTCCTGACCGGCGGAGCGGACACCGACACGTTCGCCTTCTACTGGTGGAACGAATTCGACGTCACGGTCACCGACTGGGATGGGGACAACCTGAGGTTCGACCAAAATCTGCTGGTCGACTGGGACCTGTTCAGAACATTCGACGATGACGAGATCCAGGACTATTGGGACAATTTCGATCCCACGGCAGAGGACGTTCTAAAATTTGCCAAGGTGGTGAACGGCAACACGGTCTTCGACTTCGGCGACGAAACCTTCGCCATGAGCGCCACGCTGCAGGGTGTCACCGACCCGACGCAGCTGATCGATTACATCTCGATCGTGTGA
- the ilvH gene encoding Acetolactate synthase isozyme 3 small subunit has product MSALQIKKGSTSHSAYNLRPTFSDVEEQHTIAVLVENEPGVLARVIGLFSGRGYNIESLTVAEVDHTGRLSRITIVTKGTPQVIEQIKAQLGRIVSVRDVHDLTVEGRSIERELAMFKVEGTGEKRVEALRIGEIFRANVVDSTLNSFVFEVTGAPEKIDAFADLMRPLGLVEMARTGVAALSRGEMPAKA; this is encoded by the coding sequence ATGTCCGCACTACAGATCAAGAAGGGCTCGACGAGCCACTCCGCCTACAATCTGCGTCCCACGTTTTCGGACGTGGAAGAACAGCACACGATCGCGGTGCTGGTGGAAAACGAACCCGGAGTCCTGGCCCGTGTGATCGGTCTCTTCTCGGGGCGCGGTTACAACATCGAAAGCCTGACCGTGGCCGAGGTCGACCACACCGGGCGTCTGTCGCGCATCACCATCGTGACCAAGGGCACGCCGCAGGTGATCGAACAGATCAAGGCCCAGCTTGGCCGCATCGTGTCGGTGCGCGACGTGCATGACCTGACGGTCGAAGGCCGTTCGATCGAACGCGAACTGGCGATGTTCAAGGTCGAGGGCACCGGCGAAAAGCGCGTCGAAGCCCTGCGCATCGGCGAGATCTTCCGCGCCAACGTGGTCGACAGCACGCTGAACAGCTTCGTCTTCGAAGTGACCGGCGCGCCCGAAAAGATCGACGCCTTCGCCGACCTCATGCGCCCGCTCGGCCTGGTGGAAATGGCACGCACGGGCGTCGCCGCCTTGTCGCGGGGGGAGATGCCGGCAAAGGCGTGA
- the cya_10 gene encoding Cyclolysin, translating into MVTITAQDALGTGLVLYADAEGNVQSLFGDPLTPYLVSETGWEDDATLYRLWLDGDTPIVAASAVGDADASSVEITRITYEDATGAAAIIISDLSAPLELANYPYPLPAKPSNAVLGYVGTGVIDLSGNDTITGNGYDDFISGMGGKDRLYGGGGDDFLFGGDGNDVLLGGAGADVLDGGAGDDLLKGGAGADVLDGGAGSDTASFTYLDHGIVADLSTAEVVIEGDTLISIERFAATAYDDVIIGADGPYSSTRAERRAIYGGNGNDTITGGDGYTLISGGNGNDTLQGGANFDTIEGGAGDDLIIGSGGNDYVDGGNGFDVLDFSGLDTGSTNIFINVEQVIGSDHADLFRLENQTVDIVGGTGDDIFRISGGLRHTATLDGEQGDDTFEIDGGSTVLTGGEGQDTFAFNKKAEVVITDWNEDLLVFDDRRGIDDDILSYAHVEGSDTVLEIYTGQGDLQWAVTLVGVDDPSTLSDYILIS; encoded by the coding sequence ATGGTGACCATCACGGCGCAGGACGCGCTTGGAACCGGCCTCGTGCTTTACGCGGACGCCGAAGGAAACGTGCAATCGCTGTTTGGCGATCCGCTGACCCCCTACCTGGTGTCCGAAACCGGATGGGAGGACGACGCCACGCTTTACCGGCTCTGGCTGGACGGCGACACGCCCATCGTGGCGGCCAGCGCCGTGGGCGACGCCGATGCAAGTTCGGTCGAGATCACGCGCATCACCTACGAGGACGCGACCGGCGCCGCGGCCATCATCATCTCGGACCTCAGCGCGCCGCTGGAACTGGCCAACTATCCCTATCCCCTGCCCGCCAAGCCGTCGAACGCGGTGCTGGGCTATGTCGGCACCGGCGTCATCGACCTGAGCGGCAACGACACGATCACCGGCAACGGCTACGACGACTTCATCAGCGGCATGGGCGGCAAAGACCGCCTGTATGGCGGCGGCGGCGACGATTTCCTGTTCGGCGGCGATGGCAATGACGTGCTGCTGGGCGGCGCCGGCGCGGACGTGCTGGACGGCGGGGCTGGCGACGACCTTCTGAAGGGCGGTGCGGGTGCGGATGTGCTGGACGGCGGGGCTGGCTCTGACACGGCCTCCTTCACCTATCTCGACCACGGGATCGTCGCGGACCTGTCGACGGCCGAGGTCGTCATCGAAGGGGACACGCTGATCAGCATCGAACGCTTCGCCGCCACGGCATATGACGATGTCATCATCGGAGCCGACGGCCCTTACAGCAGCACCCGCGCCGAGCGGCGCGCCATATACGGCGGCAACGGCAACGACACGATCACGGGTGGCGACGGATACACGCTGATCTCGGGCGGAAACGGCAATGACACCCTGCAAGGCGGCGCGAACTTCGACACGATCGAAGGCGGCGCCGGTGACGACCTGATCATCGGCAGCGGCGGTAACGACTATGTCGACGGCGGAAACGGCTTTGACGTCCTGGATTTCTCGGGCCTCGACACCGGATCCACCAACATCTTCATCAACGTCGAACAGGTCATCGGCAGCGATCATGCTGATCTGTTCCGGCTGGAAAACCAGACAGTCGATATCGTCGGGGGCACAGGCGACGACATATTCCGCATCTCCGGCGGCCTGCGCCACACCGCGACACTCGACGGGGAGCAAGGCGACGATACGTTCGAGATCGATGGCGGATCGACCGTGCTGACTGGCGGTGAAGGCCAGGACACTTTTGCCTTCAACAAGAAGGCCGAAGTGGTCATCACCGATTGGAACGAAGATCTTCTGGTCTTCGACGACCGGCGCGGAATTGATGACGACATCCTGTCCTATGCCCATGTCGAAGGCTCGGACACCGTGCTCGAGATCTACACCGGACAGGGGGATCTGCAGTGGGCCGTGACCCTTGTCGGCGTCGACGATCCATCGACGCTGTCGGACTACATCCTGATCAGCTAG
- the lysX gene encoding Alpha-aminoadipate--LysW ligase LysX has translation MSDAFEPLTFGWEEWVALPDLGLPAISAKVDTGARTSALHASDIETFGPVSEPKVRFNVHPIPNHYELVITCSAEIVDRREVTSSNGEAELRYVVRTPISVAGQTWPIEITLTDRSGMASRMLLGRQALQDHISITPTERHLQPILGYDVYHSSKMRNIAPNRALRIAVLSREDNYSTRRLVEGGEKRGHTVEVIDTTRCYMAINPMMPEVHYDGKRLPRYDAVIPRIGASITPYGTAVVRQFETIGTFCVNGSRGITASRDKLQAHQVLSRYKIDMPTTAFAASPKDTSNLIGLVGSAPLIIKLLESTQGKGVVLAETKKAAESVISAFRGLKANFLVQQFVKEAAGEDIRCLVVGGKVVASMKRTGADGDFRSNLHQGGSASSVRITKTERDMAVRAARAFGLGLAGVDLLRAESGPKVLEVNSSPGLEGIETVTRKNVVEKLYEEIEVNVRPRPARRRRAE, from the coding sequence ATGTCCGACGCCTTCGAACCGCTTACCTTCGGATGGGAAGAATGGGTCGCCCTGCCCGACCTGGGCCTGCCCGCGATTTCCGCCAAGGTCGACACCGGCGCGCGCACCTCGGCGCTGCATGCCTCCGATATTGAAACCTTCGGCCCCGTGTCCGAACCCAAGGTCCGTTTCAACGTCCACCCGATCCCCAACCATTACGAGCTGGTCATCACCTGTTCGGCCGAAATCGTCGACCGGCGCGAGGTGACGTCGTCCAACGGCGAGGCCGAGCTGCGCTACGTGGTGCGCACGCCGATCTCGGTCGCCGGTCAGACCTGGCCGATCGAGATCACGCTCACCGACCGGTCCGGCATGGCCAGCCGCATGCTTCTGGGCCGCCAGGCGCTGCAGGACCATATCTCGATCACGCCAACCGAACGGCACCTGCAGCCGATCCTGGGCTACGACGTCTATCATTCGTCCAAGATGCGCAACATCGCCCCCAACCGCGCGTTGCGCATCGCCGTGCTCAGCCGCGAGGACAATTATTCCACCCGCCGCCTGGTCGAGGGCGGCGAGAAACGCGGCCACACGGTGGAAGTCATCGACACCACCCGCTGCTACATGGCCATCAACCCGATGATGCCCGAGGTCCATTACGACGGCAAACGCCTGCCCCGCTACGACGCCGTCATCCCGCGCATCGGGGCTTCGATCACGCCCTACGGGACGGCCGTCGTGCGCCAGTTCGAAACCATCGGCACCTTCTGCGTGAACGGATCGCGCGGCATCACCGCCAGCCGCGACAAGCTGCAGGCCCACCAGGTGCTGAGCCGCTACAAGATCGACATGCCGACCACGGCCTTTGCCGCCTCGCCCAAGGATACGTCGAACCTGATCGGGCTGGTGGGATCGGCACCGCTGATCATCAAGCTGCTGGAATCGACGCAAGGAAAAGGCGTGGTGCTGGCCGAAACCAAGAAGGCCGCCGAATCCGTGATCTCGGCCTTCCGCGGGCTCAAGGCCAATTTCCTGGTCCAGCAATTCGTCAAGGAAGCCGCCGGAGAGGACATCCGGTGCCTTGTCGTGGGCGGCAAGGTGGTGGCCTCGATGAAGCGCACGGGCGCCGATGGCGATTTCCGGTCCAACCTGCACCAGGGCGGCAGCGCGTCGTCGGTGCGCATCACCAAGACCGAACGCGACATGGCGGTGCGCGCGGCCCGCGCCTTTGGCCTGGGGCTGGCCGGCGTGGACCTGCTGCGCGCCGAAAGCGGGCCAAAGGTGCTGGAGGTCAATTCCTCCCCCGGTCTTGAAGGGATCGAAACCGTGACCAGGAAGAACGTGGTCGAGAAGCTTTACGAAGAGATCGAAGTCAACGTCCGGCCCCGCCCGGCCCGGCGCCGGCGCGCCGAATAG